A region of Sulfuricella denitrificans skB26 DNA encodes the following proteins:
- the rpsI gene encoding 30S ribosomal protein S9, translating into MIGTYYYGTGRRKSSVARVFLKPGKGDIIVNDKPVDIFFSRETGRMVVRQPLELTSHQGTFDIMINVHGGGESGQAGAVRHGITRALIDYDAALKPTLSAAGLVTRDAREVERKKVGLRKARRAKQFSKR; encoded by the coding sequence ATGATCGGCACCTACTACTACGGCACTGGACGGCGCAAGTCTTCTGTTGCACGCGTGTTTCTGAAGCCAGGCAAAGGCGACATTATCGTCAACGACAAACCTGTGGATATTTTCTTTTCTCGCGAAACTGGCCGCATGGTTGTGCGTCAGCCGCTGGAATTGACTAGCCATCAAGGCACGTTCGATATTATGATCAACGTCCATGGCGGCGGCGAATCTGGCCAGGCTGGTGCCGTGCGTCACGGCATTACGCGTGCCCTGATCGATTACGATGCGGCACTGAAGCCTACCCTGAGTGCTGCAGGTCTGGTGACTCGTGATGCACGCGAAGTCGAACGGAAAAAAGTCGGTCTGCGTAAAGCTCGCCGCGCCAAGCAGTTCTCCAAGCGTTAA
- a CDS encoding anhydro-N-acetylmuramic acid kinase yields the protein MNPPFSAPEHYVGLMSGTSLDGIDAVLADFENNTCKLLHSQFIPFDEALRVELLALNSPGPNELERAALAANELSRRYAAAIQALLGKAEIQATKVKAIGCHGQTVRHRPDLGFTIQLANPALLAELTNIVVVADFRSRDIAAGGQGAPLVPAFHAALFSHPEHHRVIVNIGGISNLTSLPPRGSVLGFDCGPGNLLLDAWTALHLGQPYDKDGAWAASGHPIPELLRQLLTEPFFAAPPPKSTGRDLFNLHWLEHFLSPDFAPADVQATLLELTVKGIASAILDHCGEASEVYLCGGGAHNGALVRRLKQALPNVNIAPTDDLGVNADWVEAFAFAWLARQTLNGNAGNLPEVTGAKGARVLGAIYPA from the coding sequence TTGAACCCACCTTTCAGTGCGCCGGAGCATTATGTCGGACTCATGTCCGGCACCAGTCTTGACGGTATTGACGCAGTTCTGGCTGACTTCGAAAACAATACCTGCAAGCTTCTGCACAGCCAGTTCATCCCTTTCGACGAAGCACTGCGTGTTGAACTGCTCGCGCTAAACAGCCCTGGACCAAACGAACTCGAGCGTGCGGCTCTGGCGGCAAACGAGCTGTCTCGCCGCTATGCAGCAGCAATCCAGGCATTGTTAGGGAAAGCGGAAATCCAGGCAACGAAAGTGAAGGCCATCGGCTGCCACGGACAAACCGTGCGCCACCGCCCCGACCTCGGATTCACCATTCAGCTCGCAAATCCGGCGTTACTGGCCGAACTGACCAACATCGTCGTGGTCGCCGACTTCAGGAGCCGCGATATCGCTGCCGGCGGGCAGGGCGCACCGCTAGTACCAGCATTTCATGCTGCATTGTTTAGCCATCCAGAACACCACCGTGTCATCGTCAACATTGGTGGCATCAGCAATCTGACCAGCCTGCCGCCCCGCGGGAGCGTACTCGGTTTCGACTGCGGACCTGGCAATCTCTTGCTGGATGCATGGACTGCTCTGCACCTGGGCCAGCCCTATGACAAGGATGGCGCATGGGCAGCAAGTGGTCATCCCATCCCGGAATTGCTGCGGCAACTCCTCACCGAACCGTTCTTTGCCGCGCCCCCACCCAAAAGCACCGGTCGCGACTTGTTCAATCTGCATTGGCTGGAACATTTTCTTTCACCCGATTTTGCCCCAGCCGACGTTCAGGCCACCCTACTTGAACTGACCGTAAAAGGGATTGCCAGTGCCATTCTGGATCATTGCGGTGAAGCCAGCGAGGTCTACCTGTGTGGAGGAGGCGCCCATAACGGGGCACTGGTGCGAAGACTGAAACAAGCCCTGCCCAACGTGAACATCGCACCAACCGATGACCTGGGTGTGAACGCAGACTGGGTGGAGGCCTTTGCCTTTGCCTGGCTCGCTAGGCAGACTCTTAATGGGAATGCCGGCAACCTGCCGGAAGTGACGGGAGCAAAAGGTGCGCGCGTCCTCGGCGCAATTTACCCGGCTTGA
- a CDS encoding type II toxin-antitoxin system Phd/YefM family antitoxin produces the protein MEALSYSELRSNLKKVMDRVCDTHEPVIVVRRNGEKTVMLSYADYSAIEETSYLMRSPKMAARLRESLESLHNGGGEERPLTDVGE, from the coding sequence ATGGAAGCGCTTTCTTATAGCGAATTGCGGAGTAATTTGAAGAAGGTGATGGACAGGGTGTGCGATACGCACGAACCGGTCATTGTCGTTCGGCGCAATGGAGAGAAGACGGTAATGCTTTCGTACGCTGATTATTCGGCTATCGAAGAAACGTCTTACCTGATGAGGAGTCCGAAAATGGCTGCACGTCTGCGTGAAAGTCTGGAAAGCTTGCACAATGGAGGCGGTGAAGAGAGGCCGTTGACTGACGTGGGCGAATGA
- a CDS encoding OsmC family protein, whose protein sequence is MQARVKWVEDASFLGITDSNHAVLMDGPPDAGGRNLGPRPMEMLLLGAGGCTAFDVVAILKKSRQAVSGCEVTIQAERADKEPKVFTKMHFHFTVRGKGVKPEQVEKAIKLSAEKYCSASIMLGKTAEMTHDFEIVEE, encoded by the coding sequence ATGCAGGCACGGGTTAAATGGGTGGAAGACGCCAGCTTTCTCGGCATTACCGACAGCAACCACGCAGTCCTGATGGACGGGCCACCCGATGCTGGTGGACGCAACCTCGGGCCGCGTCCGATGGAAATGTTGCTGCTCGGCGCCGGCGGTTGCACGGCTTTCGACGTCGTGGCGATCCTGAAAAAAAGCCGTCAAGCCGTCAGCGGTTGCGAAGTTACTATCCAAGCCGAGCGCGCCGACAAGGAACCCAAGGTGTTCACCAAGATGCATTTTCATTTCACGGTGCGCGGCAAGGGTGTCAAACCGGAGCAAGTAGAAAAGGCCATCAAGCTGTCAGCGGAGAAATACTGCTCAGCTTCGATCATGCTCGGCAAAACCGCCGAGATGACGCACGATTTCGAGATCGTTGAAGAGTAA
- the erpA gene encoding iron-sulfur cluster insertion protein ErpA, with protein sequence MNAVTEMPSPLNFTDSAAAKVKQLIDEEGIPGLKLRVFVSGGGCSGFQYGFTFDETTNEDDTTVEKNGVALLIDPMSFQYLAGSEIDYQEGLQGSQFVIKNPNATTTCGCGSSFSA encoded by the coding sequence ATGAATGCAGTGACTGAAATGCCTAGCCCGCTGAACTTTACCGACAGCGCGGCGGCCAAGGTGAAACAGCTGATCGACGAGGAAGGTATTCCGGGTCTGAAGCTGCGCGTGTTCGTTAGCGGCGGGGGGTGTTCCGGCTTCCAGTATGGTTTTACCTTCGATGAGACGACCAATGAAGATGACACCACGGTGGAGAAGAATGGCGTTGCTCTTTTGATCGATCCGATGAGCTTCCAGTATCTGGCGGGCTCTGAAATCGATTATCAGGAAGGGTTGCAGGGTTCGCAGTTTGTGATCAAGAACCCGAATGCCACTACCACCTGCGGTTGCGGATCGTCTTTTTCAGCGTAA
- a CDS encoding OapA family protein, with translation MQNNEIGILAQKLFVQERKLSLRWLVAISSLPLFGIVAAFGIAPDTQTRQIPVHTVIENLQLPSAATPSSISGNFWHEEKIQRGDTMSALLDRLNVNDEDISGFMQSARDSKALRLLIPGRIVRAQTDSEGNLLSLQYISSSESMLKVEKQAGGFKTSDDAVPLESRLMMKSAEIRSSLFGATDAANIPDNIAMQIADIFSSDIDFHSDLQKGDKVTVVYESFYNKGELIKTGRVLAAEFINSGKSYRAVYFQDHEGRGGYYTPEGKNLRKAFLRSPLEFSRITSGFTNARFHPVLKTWRAHKGVDYGAPTGTRVKAVADGTVAFIGKQGGYGNLLILQHQGQYSTAYGHLSAFAKGLHKGSKVSQGDVIAQVGMTGVATGPHLHYEFRVAGVQRNPLGIPMPTAFPIATQYKADFSKMAENLSMRLNLLKNTNLASLD, from the coding sequence ATGCAAAACAACGAGATCGGTATTTTAGCGCAAAAGCTGTTTGTTCAAGAACGAAAATTAAGCCTGCGCTGGCTGGTGGCTATTTCCAGCCTGCCATTATTCGGCATAGTCGCCGCCTTCGGTATTGCGCCTGACACACAAACGCGCCAGATTCCCGTTCATACCGTCATTGAAAACCTGCAACTTCCCAGTGCCGCCACACCATCCAGCATTTCCGGCAACTTCTGGCACGAGGAAAAAATTCAGCGCGGCGACACGATGTCAGCTCTGCTGGACCGCCTGAATGTCAATGATGAGGACATCAGCGGATTCATGCAGAGCGCAAGGGACTCAAAAGCCCTGCGTCTACTAATTCCCGGCCGGATAGTCCGCGCCCAAACCGACTCGGAAGGAAATCTCCTCTCCCTGCAGTACATCAGCAGTAGCGAATCCATGCTGAAGGTAGAGAAACAAGCCGGCGGATTCAAAACCAGCGACGACGCGGTGCCGCTCGAATCACGCCTGATGATGAAATCGGCGGAAATCAGAAGCTCATTGTTCGGCGCAACCGATGCCGCCAATATTCCAGACAATATCGCCATGCAAATTGCCGATATTTTTTCGTCGGACATCGATTTCCACAGCGACCTGCAAAAAGGGGACAAAGTCACCGTCGTTTACGAGTCGTTCTACAATAAGGGCGAACTGATCAAGACTGGTCGCGTACTTGCTGCGGAATTCATCAATAGTGGCAAGAGCTATCGTGCGGTTTATTTCCAGGATCACGAAGGCCGTGGTGGCTATTACACGCCCGAGGGGAAAAACCTGCGCAAGGCATTCCTGCGCTCCCCCCTGGAGTTTTCCCGAATCACCTCAGGATTCACCAACGCCCGCTTCCATCCGGTACTTAAAACATGGCGCGCCCATAAAGGTGTCGACTACGGCGCACCTACAGGCACCCGCGTTAAAGCGGTAGCAGATGGCACCGTCGCCTTCATTGGCAAGCAAGGTGGCTATGGCAACCTGCTCATACTGCAACATCAAGGCCAATACAGCACGGCTTATGGCCATCTTTCCGCCTTTGCAAAAGGCCTGCACAAAGGCAGCAAAGTCAGCCAGGGCGACGTCATCGCTCAAGTCGGCATGACCGGTGTTGCAACTGGTCCTCATCTTCACTACGAATTCCGTGTGGCGGGTGTACAGCGCAACCCCTTGGGCATTCCCATGCCGACCGCTTTCCCCATCGCTACTCAGTACAAAGCCGATTTCAGCAAGATGGCCGAGAATCTGTCTATGCGTCTAAACCTGCTGAAGAATACCAATCTGGCGTCACTGGACTAA
- the coq7 gene encoding 2-polyprenyl-3-methyl-6-methoxy-1,4-benzoquinone monooxygenase — MIKIDDLIVEFDKGLRTLLAPARTSRPLPGKSLAEAEMGEEEKRLAGALMRVNHSGEICAQALYQGQALTARRPEIQQALKEAASEETEHLNWCESRINDLGGRKSLLNPAWYTGSLAIGALAGALGDKWNLGFLAETERQVVRHLDDHLQRLPASDEKSRAVVEQMKEDEARHATTALEHGGAELPAPVKLVMKLSARMMTATTFRV, encoded by the coding sequence ATGATAAAAATTGATGACTTGATTGTGGAATTCGACAAAGGCTTGCGCACTTTGCTTGCCCCCGCGCGAACTTCACGTCCGTTACCAGGGAAGAGCCTGGCTGAAGCTGAGATGGGCGAGGAAGAAAAACGCCTGGCGGGGGCGCTGATGCGCGTGAACCACAGCGGCGAGATCTGCGCGCAGGCGCTTTATCAGGGGCAGGCGCTGACGGCGCGCAGGCCTGAAATTCAGCAGGCGCTGAAAGAGGCGGCCAGCGAGGAAACCGAGCACCTGAACTGGTGCGAAAGCCGCATCAATGATCTTGGCGGACGCAAAAGTCTGCTTAACCCCGCCTGGTATACCGGTTCGCTGGCGATTGGCGCGTTGGCCGGCGCGTTGGGTGACAAATGGAATCTGGGTTTTCTGGCCGAAACGGAGCGGCAGGTGGTTCGCCATCTTGACGACCACTTGCAGCGCCTGCCCGCTAGTGATGAAAAAAGCCGTGCGGTGGTCGAGCAGATGAAAGAGGATGAGGCCAGGCATGCCACCACGGCGCTGGAGCATGGCGGCGCAGAGTTGCCCGCGCCTGTGAAGCTGGTGATGAAGCTTTCCGCCAGGATGATGACGGCTACTACTTTCAGAGTTTAA
- the argC gene encoding N-acetyl-gamma-glutamyl-phosphate reductase — MVKVGIVGGTGYTGVELLRLLAQHPDVELVAITSRKEAGMAVSDMFPNLRGRVGLKFVDPVDAPLKSCDVVFFATPNGIAMQQTRELLDAGVRVIDLAADFRIKDVALWEKWYGMPHACPDLIAEAVYGLPELNREHIRKARLIANPGCYPTAAQLGFLPLIEAGVADLGHLVADCKSGVSGAGRKAEVGALFSEAADNFKAYAVAGHRHLPEISQGLTLVAGKPVQLTFVPHLTPLIRGIHATLYVRLTAEVDLQALYEKRYANEYFVDVLPAGAHPETRSVRGGNFCRIAVHRPQGGDVAVVLSVIDNLTKGAAGQAVQNMNLLFDLPENKGLEQIPLLP; from the coding sequence ATGGTTAAAGTCGGGATCGTTGGGGGTACAGGGTATACCGGAGTGGAGTTGCTGCGCCTGCTTGCGCAGCATCCGGATGTCGAGTTGGTGGCGATCACCTCGCGCAAGGAAGCGGGAATGGCGGTGAGCGACATGTTTCCCAATCTGCGCGGCAGGGTGGGACTGAAGTTTGTCGACCCGGTCGATGCGCCGCTGAAATCCTGCGACGTGGTGTTTTTTGCAACGCCTAATGGCATCGCCATGCAGCAAACGCGCGAATTGCTCGACGCTGGCGTGCGCGTCATCGACCTGGCGGCGGATTTTCGCATCAAGGACGTGGCGTTGTGGGAAAAGTGGTACGGCATGCCGCATGCCTGCCCTGACCTGATTGCCGAAGCCGTGTACGGCCTGCCTGAACTTAACCGTGAGCATATCAGGAAGGCGCGTTTGATCGCCAACCCCGGCTGTTATCCGACTGCGGCGCAGTTGGGTTTTCTCCCCCTGATCGAGGCGGGTGTGGCGGATCTTGGCCATCTAGTGGCTGATTGCAAGTCAGGGGTATCCGGCGCGGGTCGCAAGGCTGAGGTGGGCGCCCTGTTCAGCGAAGCTGCTGACAACTTCAAAGCCTATGCCGTGGCGGGGCATCGCCATCTGCCGGAGATTAGCCAAGGGCTCACGCTCGTAGCGGGCAAGCCGGTGCAACTGACTTTCGTGCCGCACCTGACGCCGCTGATTCGTGGCATTCACGCCACGCTGTATGTGCGCCTGACTGCCGAAGTGGATTTGCAGGCGCTTTATGAAAAGCGTTATGCCAATGAATATTTCGTCGATGTGCTTCCTGCTGGAGCGCATCCAGAGACACGTTCGGTGCGCGGCGGCAACTTCTGCCGAATTGCCGTGCATCGGCCGCAGGGCGGTGATGTCGCCGTGGTGCTGTCTGTCATCGACAATCTGACCAAAGGCGCTGCCGGACAAGCAGTGCAAAATATGAACTTGCTGTTTGATTTGCCCGAAAATAAGGGCTTGGAGCAGATTCCGCTGCTGCCATGA
- the rplM gene encoding 50S ribosomal protein L13, giving the protein MKTFSAKDHEVKRDWYVVDATDKVLGRLASEIASRLRGKHKPEYTPHVDTGDYIVVINVDKLRVTGNKAEGKVYHRHTGYPGGIISTTFAKMHARFPERPLEKAVKGMLPKGPLGFAMFRKLKVYKGAQHMHSAQQPKVLEI; this is encoded by the coding sequence ATGAAAACCTTTTCTGCAAAAGATCACGAAGTAAAACGTGATTGGTACGTGGTGGATGCCACCGACAAAGTTTTGGGCCGTTTGGCCAGCGAGATCGCATCGCGTCTTCGCGGCAAGCATAAGCCTGAGTATACCCCGCACGTGGATACCGGCGATTATATCGTGGTGATCAACGTGGACAAGCTGCGCGTTACCGGCAACAAGGCCGAAGGTAAGGTGTACCATCGCCATACCGGCTATCCCGGCGGTATTATCAGCACCACTTTCGCCAAGATGCACGCCCGTTTCCCGGAGCGTCCACTGGAAAAAGCGGTCAAGGGCATGTTGCCGAAAGGCCCGCTGGGCTTCGCCATGTTCCGTAAGCTGAAAGTTTACAAAGGCGCGCAGCACATGCACAGCGCGCAGCAACCCAAAGTACTCGAAATTTAA
- a CDS encoding (Fe-S)-binding protein has product MSVPISPLQRKSPDPLADVAAHCVSCGLCLPHCPTYRKTLSEADSPRGRIVLMQGVLEGRIPANERFQAHIDLCLACRACEKVCPNNVEYGRLINGVRGVVEKTRQHSLWQWIGRRVLMDGLATKPAMLRLVGGALRTWQAMAGKAGWLSRYSLVRIATQLPPLRSQPVWKAVYPVVGKARGEVGLFLGCVARVLDVETLSASIFVLNRLGYTVHVPSRQGCCGAMHAGLGEPEKVRAFEEQNLLVFAGMNLEAVISTATGCGTALKSYPPEFACRVKDISEFLGEVEGWESVGIEPLSEKVAVHEPCLMRNVLHCQGKPYDLLHRIPGAEVVPLAGNDQCCGAAGTYFLTQPAMAASLLADKIEAVKASGARILATSNIGCAMHLAAGLKAVGVELEVVHPVTLLARQMGFVNDKN; this is encoded by the coding sequence ATGAGTGTTCCCATTTCGCCTCTTCAAAGAAAATCGCCTGATCCGTTAGCCGATGTAGCTGCGCACTGCGTTTCATGCGGTCTGTGCCTGCCGCACTGCCCTACTTATCGTAAGACGCTGAGCGAGGCGGATTCGCCACGCGGGCGGATTGTGCTGATGCAGGGTGTGCTGGAGGGACGTATTCCAGCAAATGAACGGTTTCAGGCGCATATCGATCTATGTCTTGCCTGTCGGGCCTGCGAGAAGGTCTGTCCGAATAATGTGGAATACGGGCGTTTGATCAACGGAGTCCGGGGGGTTGTGGAAAAAACTCGCCAGCACAGCCTGTGGCAGTGGATAGGTAGGCGCGTGCTGATGGATGGCTTGGCGACGAAGCCTGCCATGTTGCGTCTGGTGGGTGGTGCGTTGCGTACCTGGCAGGCTATGGCGGGCAAGGCAGGCTGGTTGTCGCGATATAGCCTGGTGCGGATCGCGACTCAGCTACCACCATTGCGATCTCAGCCTGTCTGGAAAGCAGTTTATCCGGTCGTAGGCAAGGCGCGCGGCGAGGTGGGGCTGTTTCTCGGTTGTGTGGCCAGGGTGTTAGACGTCGAAACCCTCTCGGCCTCGATTTTTGTGCTTAACCGCTTGGGCTATACTGTGCATGTGCCGTCCCGGCAGGGGTGTTGCGGTGCCATGCATGCCGGTCTGGGCGAACCGGAGAAGGTGCGCGCATTCGAGGAGCAGAATCTCCTGGTATTTGCGGGGATGAATTTGGAGGCCGTGATTTCAACCGCGACCGGTTGCGGCACGGCATTGAAAAGCTATCCGCCGGAATTTGCGTGCAGGGTGAAGGATATCAGCGAGTTCCTGGGCGAGGTGGAAGGTTGGGAATCGGTTGGTATCGAGCCGCTGTCTGAAAAGGTGGCGGTACACGAGCCGTGTTTGATGCGAAATGTGCTGCATTGCCAGGGCAAGCCTTATGATCTGTTACATCGGATTCCTGGAGCGGAGGTTGTGCCCTTGGCGGGGAACGACCAGTGTTGCGGTGCGGCAGGGACTTATTTTCTGACTCAGCCTGCTATGGCGGCAAGCTTGCTTGCGGATAAAATAGAGGCAGTAAAGGCCAGTGGCGCGCGGATTTTGGCAACCTCCAACATCGGCTGCGCCATGCATCTGGCTGCAGGCTTGAAGGCGGTGGGAGTAGAGCTTGAAGTGGTTCATCCAGTAACTTTGTTGGCCCGACAAATGGGGTTCGTAAATGATAAAAATTGA
- a CDS encoding Txe/YoeB family addiction module toxin: MKILFHPHAWEDYGYWLQADPRKLKRINALIRDIQRSPFEGIGKPEGLRFDLSGCWSRRIDDEHRLVYRIEADVLHLLACRYHY; this comes from the coding sequence ATGAAAATCCTGTTTCACCCACATGCCTGGGAAGATTACGGCTACTGGTTGCAAGCCGATCCCAGGAAGTTAAAGCGCATCAATGCGCTGATACGAGATATTCAACGCTCTCCCTTTGAAGGTATCGGTAAGCCGGAAGGGCTGCGCTTCGATCTTTCGGGTTGCTGGAGTCGTCGGATTGACGACGAGCATAGGCTGGTTTATCGGATCGAAGCGGATGTGCTGCATCTGCTTGCCTGTCGTTATCATTATTAA
- a CDS encoding bactofilin family protein gives MFFGKNKRSRPQNRIDSLIGVGTKIEGNVFFSGGLRVDGTIKGNVGETGDQPSTLVLSEQARIEGVIHVSHVVINGTVVGPVQAQEYVELQSKSRVTGDVFYKTLEMHVGAIVEGKLVHQEGAAMQQVEVQPVTSN, from the coding sequence ATGTTTTTCGGAAAAAATAAACGCAGCAGACCGCAAAACCGAATTGATTCATTAATTGGTGTCGGTACGAAAATTGAGGGCAACGTGTTCTTCAGTGGCGGCTTGAGGGTGGATGGCACTATCAAGGGAAATGTTGGCGAGACGGGTGACCAGCCCAGTACGCTGGTGCTGAGTGAGCAGGCTCGAATCGAGGGAGTGATTCACGTGTCGCATGTGGTGATTAATGGCACCGTGGTGGGTCCCGTGCAGGCGCAAGAATACGTGGAACTGCAATCGAAATCCCGTGTCACAGGTGATGTGTTCTACAAGACCTTGGAGATGCATGTCGGGGCGATTGTAGAAGGAAAATTGGTGCATCAGGAAGGTGCCGCCATGCAACAGGTGGAAGTTCAGCCAGTTACGAGTAATTGA
- the tyrS gene encoding tyrosine--tRNA ligase: MTQVNEALQVIKRGCDELLVEQELVEKLATGKSLRVKAGFDPTAPDLHLGHTVLLNKLRQFQELGHEAMFLIGDFTGMIGDPTGKNATRKPLTRDDVIENARTYEQQIFKILDPEKTLVMFNSSWMAEMSASDLIALAAKHTVARMLERDDFHKRYSSGQSISIHEFLYPLIQGYDSVAMKADVELGGTDQKFNLLVGRELQKHYGQPPQVVLTMPILEGLDGVQKMSKSLGNYIGIHEPPNEMFGKLLSVSDDLMWRYIELLSFQPQTQVVKWKKETEEGRNPRDIKVTFAQEIVTRFHSKAAAEAALVDFEARFRQGAMPEEMPEVTLIGGTDGLPISQVLKQAGLTASTSDALRMIDQGGVKLDGAKLSDKALKLKTGRCVVAQVGKRKFARITVS; this comes from the coding sequence ATGACTCAGGTTAATGAAGCGTTGCAGGTGATAAAAAGAGGGTGTGACGAATTGCTGGTGGAACAGGAGCTCGTTGAAAAGCTGGCGACGGGTAAGTCGTTGCGCGTCAAGGCGGGATTCGACCCAACCGCGCCGGATTTGCACCTCGGCCATACCGTTCTGCTTAACAAGTTGCGCCAGTTTCAGGAGCTGGGGCACGAGGCCATGTTTCTGATCGGCGATTTTACGGGCATGATTGGTGACCCTACCGGCAAGAACGCGACTCGCAAGCCGTTGACCCGTGATGACGTGATTGAGAATGCGCGCACCTATGAACAGCAGATCTTCAAGATTCTTGATCCAGAAAAGACGCTGGTGATGTTTAATTCCAGCTGGATGGCCGAAATGAGCGCATCCGATCTGATTGCCCTGGCGGCGAAGCACACCGTGGCGCGCATGCTGGAGCGCGATGATTTTCATAAGCGCTACAGCTCCGGCCAATCCATATCTATACATGAGTTCCTTTATCCGCTGATCCAGGGGTACGATTCGGTAGCGATGAAGGCGGATGTGGAGTTGGGCGGGACCGACCAGAAATTCAATCTGCTGGTTGGGCGTGAGCTGCAGAAGCATTACGGGCAGCCCCCTCAAGTTGTTTTGACCATGCCGATCCTGGAGGGGTTGGATGGTGTGCAGAAGATGTCCAAGTCGCTGGGTAACTATATAGGCATACATGAACCGCCAAACGAAATGTTCGGTAAACTGCTGTCCGTGTCGGATGATTTGATGTGGCGCTATATAGAATTACTTTCGTTTCAGCCGCAGACTCAGGTCGTCAAATGGAAAAAAGAGACCGAGGAAGGACGCAACCCGCGCGATATCAAAGTGACGTTCGCCCAGGAGATCGTTACTCGCTTTCACAGCAAAGCGGCGGCGGAAGCGGCCTTGGTGGACTTTGAAGCGCGTTTCAGGCAAGGCGCGATGCCGGAAGAAATGCCGGAAGTTACGCTCATCGGCGGAACGGATGGGTTGCCAATTAGCCAGGTTCTCAAGCAGGCGGGGCTCACCGCCAGTACCTCGGACGCATTGCGCATGATCGATCAGGGCGGAGTAAAGCTCGATGGCGCGAAGCTGAGCGATAAGGCGCTCAAGCTGAAAACCGGGCGTTGTGTTGTGGCACAGGTGGGTAAACGTAAGTTTGCACGCATCACGGTGAGCTAA
- a CDS encoding DUF6776 family protein: protein MRLDRRLKHRFGIAAAPLAVRRHVAWYWRLPLMVVILLVAGIALSWLFYNAGARFTGLDRGATVDELQRLREKLGSLERENASLRSDGAQSDRKMQIEQETQNDLAKTVKTLQDENAQLKEDLTFFRKQMSSDKSDGDLSIYRFKVENTMPGEYRYRLLLLQGGQREREFQGKVQFLVSFTRGGEKLVMTIPSVKEAEARSYNLNFKFYQRLEGVFHVEPTAQVKKVQIRVFENGAVQPKLMQAVNLS from the coding sequence ATGAGGCTGGATCGCAGGCTGAAGCACCGTTTCGGCATAGCGGCGGCCCCTTTGGCGGTTCGTCGGCATGTGGCTTGGTACTGGCGCTTGCCGTTGATGGTGGTGATTCTGCTGGTCGCTGGAATAGCGTTGTCCTGGCTGTTTTACAATGCAGGGGCGCGCTTTACGGGCCTGGATCGCGGCGCAACAGTGGACGAGTTGCAGCGCTTGCGTGAGAAACTTGGATCGCTGGAGCGTGAAAACGCCAGTCTGCGTTCAGATGGGGCGCAAAGCGATCGAAAGATGCAGATCGAGCAGGAGACGCAGAATGATCTTGCCAAAACCGTCAAGACGTTGCAGGATGAGAATGCTCAATTGAAGGAGGATTTGACCTTCTTCCGCAAGCAAATGTCCTCCGACAAGAGTGACGGTGATCTCAGTATCTACCGTTTCAAGGTCGAAAACACCATGCCGGGCGAGTATCGCTACAGGTTGTTGCTGTTGCAGGGTGGGCAAAGGGAGCGCGAATTTCAGGGTAAAGTGCAATTTCTGGTCAGTTTTACCCGAGGGGGGGAAAAGCTGGTCATGACGATTCCTTCCGTGAAGGAAGCAGAGGCACGATCCTATAATTTGAATTTCAAGTTTTACCAGCGGTTGGAGGGTGTCTTTCATGTTGAGCCCACTGCGCAAGTAAAAAAAGTCCAGATACGTGTGTTCGAAAACGGTGCTGTGCAGCCGAAGCTGATGCAAGCCGTCAATTTATCATGA